ACAATTGACTTATGGTAAAATTTGAGCGAAAATATATACATACTCATGAGAATAAATATTGTACGTACAATGTATTTAATAAATAGGGGGAATCAAATTGAATACTAAGTGCGAAGTAAATGAAAGATTAATTGGCGGAGTTATAATGGATGTTGTAAACAAGGAGCAAGCTAAAATTGCTGAAGAAGCAGGAGCAGTTGCTGTAATGGCATTAGAGAGAGTACCATCCGATATAAGAAAAGAAGGTGGAGTATCTAGAATGTCAGATCCTAAAATGATAAAGGAAATTATAGATGCAGTTTCAATTCCTGTAATGGCAAAGGTGAGAATAGGGCATGTAGTTGAAGCACAAATTTTACAAGCTATAGGAATTGATTATATTGATGAAAGTGAAGTATTAACTCCAGCAGATGATTTGTTTCATATAAACAAGAAAGAATTTAATGTACCTTTTGTTTGTGGTGCTAGAAATCTTGGGGAAGCTTTAAGAAGAATTGGAGAAGGTGCTTGTATGATAAGAACAAAAGGGGAAGCAGGTACTGGAAATGTAATTGAAGCGGTAAGACATATGAGAACAATTCAATCTCAAATAAGAAAACTTAAAGTTATGCCTAAAGAGGAACTTATGATAGCTGCAAAGGAACTGGGTGCACCTTATGATTTGGTTGAATATGTAAGAGAAAATGGGAAGCTACCTGTTATAAATTTTGCAGCAGGGGGAATTGCAACACCAGCAGATGCAGCACTTATGATGCAACTTGGTTGCGATGGTGTGTTTGTTGGTTCTGGAATATTTAAATCAGAAAATCCAACTAAGAGAGCTAAAGCTATAGTTGAAGCCGTTAAAAATTATAATAATCCTTTAAAAATAGCTGAGGTTTCAGAAGGATTAGGTGAGGCAATGACTGGGCTTGAAATAGATAAGTTAGATGTGACATTTGCGGAAAGATAATAATATTATTAAATAAAGTAAAAAAATCAGAAAATTTTCTGATTTTTTTACTTTATTTATTTAAATTTATATATTTAGTTCGAATATTATTAATGGAAAAAATTATAACATGTTAATAATTCAACCAAAGAAAAATTTAGGGGGTACAATAATGAAAAGAAAGATGTTAAAGCTTATGTGCAATTTAATAGCTGTAGGATTAGTTTCAAGTAGTTTATCAGTAAACGTTTTAGCAGTAGATAATATTCAAAATAATATTGTTGTAAGTAGAGAAAATACTATTAATAAAAAATATTCTATAGGTGAATTAGAAAAGTTATCAAATGAAAAACTTATAGATACTCTTTCAAAGATAAAGTGGAATGATATAACAGATTTTATGCAATATAATGATGGAGCTAGAAAATTTTATTCTGATTACAGTAGGGTACAAGCTATTATAAATGCAATAAAAGAAAGAGGCTCACAATATACTGAAGAAAATGATAAAGGTATTCCAACATTAATAGAGGTTTTAAGAGCTGGATTTTATTTGGGATTCTATAATAAACAATTAAGTGATTTTGACAGTATAAAGTATAAGGAAAGATGTATTCCAGCGATTAATTCTGTAATAAATAATTCTAATTTTAAATTAGGTACACCTTGTCAAAACGAAATTATAAAAAGTGTAGGATTATTAATAAGTAATACTACATGTGATGAGAAGATAGTAAATAAGTTAACACCTATATTAGTTCAATATAATAGTAATGTGGATGAAAATGTTAAAGATTATACTAAAGGACAAGCTATATATAATATTATAGAGGGGGTTAGCTATTCTATAGAATCATACTTGGATAAGTCCAATGTTAAAGTAGATAATACTGTATGGTTTAAAAATATAGATGGTTTTATTAATGAAGTTTCAAAACTTTCTTTAATAAATAATATTACAGATGATAATGAATGGCTTATAGATAATGGTATATATTATAGTGGAAGATTAGCTAAGGCTCATAGTGATATGAGAGTTCCTCAAAAAACATTAGAAAAAGCATTAGAAGTATATCCATATTTAAGTGATCATTATTTAAAGGCAGTAGAGACTATAGCATATAAATTTAATGGTACAAAGTTAGATGGAAGTAAAATAGATTTAAGTAATATAAAAGAAGAAGCAAAGAAAAAGTATACTCCTAAAACATATAAATTTGATAATGGTAGTGTAGTTATTAAAGCAGGAGATAAGGTTTCAGAAGAAAAGATAAAAAGACTTTATTGGGCATCTAAAGAGGTAAAGGCTCAATTTCATAGAGTAATTGGAAGTGATAATCCATTAGAAAAAGGGCATCCAGATGATATACTAAATATAGTTATTTATAATAATCCAAAGGAATACAAAGTTAATACTATTTTGTATGGATATAGTACAGATAATGGTGGTATATACATTGAAAATAAAGGAACATTTTTTACTTATGAAAGAACAGAGAAGGATAGTATTTTTAGCCTAGAAGAATTATTTAGACATGAGTTTACGCATTATCTTCAAGGAAGATACTTGGTTCCAGGTATGTGGGGTGTTAGTGATTTTTATAAAGGTAATAATTGTAGACTTACTTGGTTTGAGGAAGGCTCAGCGGAATTTTTTGCAGGAGCTACAAGAAAAGATAATATATTGCCAAGAAAATCAGAAGTAAAGGGAATATCATGGAGTCCTGAAAGAAGATTTAGTGTAACAAAGCTTTTACATTCTCAATATGGATCCTTTGATTTCTATAATTATGGATTTGCATTTAATGATTATATTTATAATAACAAAAAAGATATATTAAATAATTTGGTTAATTATATAAAGCAAAATGATGTTAAAGGATATGAAAGTTATATAGAAAAATTAAGTGCTAGAGAAAATCTTAATAAAAAATATCAAAATCATATGCAAAAGTTATTTGAAAACTATGATAACTTAACAACGCCATTAGTATCAGATGATTATTTAAAAGAACATCCGAATAAAACTTCAAAGGAAGTTTACTCTGATATAGAAAAGACTTGTAATTTAAAAGATATTAAGATATCAGAAGAAAAAGGAGAATTTTTTAATACATTTACATTAAGAGGAACTTACGAAAAATCTACGAGTAATGATGAGATGCAAGATTGGAATGATATGAACAATTTATGCAATAAGTTTTTAAATGATTTAGAAAAGCTTAACTGGTCTGGCTATAAAACTTTAACTTGCTATTTTGTAAATCCTAGAGTAAATAAATTAGGAAATTTAGAGTATGATATAGTATTCCATGGAATACTAAAAGATGAGGTACATGTAACTGATAATAAAAAGGATCCAGATACTAAAAGTTCAAAAGATGTTAAAGAAGATGGTAAAACTATAAATGAACGAAAATCAGAAGTGAAAAACGGAAGTTCTTTTGAAGATGCTATAGGACCAATAAAATCAAATAATATTTTAGGTACTTTAAAAGAAAATTATAAGCAAATATATTATTTTAATATAGATAAACCAACAGATATAGATATAAACTTAGAGAATAAAAGTAATGAAAAAATAGCATGGAAGGTATATAGTGAAGAAAATATAGACGATTGCATTGGATATCCTAATATTAATGGTAAGTTTTTAAATGGAAAAATTCATGTTAGTAAAAAAGGTAAGTATTATTTAGTTGTATACAAGTACTCAAAAGAAACAGTAGATTATAACTTTAAAATAGATGGACTTAATGATGAGGAAATGGTAGCTGAATCAGAACCCAATAATTGCTTTGAACAAGCTAATAAGTTAAAGTTAGGTGATACAATATTAGGTGAAGTAAGTAAAAATGATTATATGGATATATATACATTTGATATAAAAGACAAAAGAGAAGTAAGTATAAATTTATCTAAACTAGGTAGTGGAGAGATTAATTGGCTAGTATTCAGTGCTAATGATTTAACTAACTATAAGTTCTATGCATTAAAGAATGGAAATAATATGAGTAATAAATTTATTACAGAGCCAGGAAAATATTATATAAGTGTATATAAGATAAGTGAGAATGGTGGAAAGTATAGTTTAAGTATAAAATAATTTATAAAGGTATAGAGAAACTGTTGAAGAAACTGTTGATAAACATAATTTATCAACAGTTTTTTGTATGTAAATAACTAAAAATTTAATATTATGTGTTAAAATCTAATATATGATATTTTAAAATTAAGTTTATTATTTAAAATAGTTTTAAAATTTAAATATTAATCTTTTAGGTAACAATTAAAAATAACATTAATATATAAGTTATGTTTATTAATATAAGGAGGAAAATATGAAAGGACAGAAGTTCGTTCATTTACATACCCATACAGAATATAGTCTGTTAGATGGTTCCGGTAAAATTGGTGGATTAATAGAAAGAGCAAAAGAATTAGGTATGGATAGTTTAGCAATAACGGATCATGGAACTATGTTTGGATGTGTAGATTTTTATAAAAAAGCTAAAGAAGCTGGAATAAAACCTATTATAGGGTCGGAAATATATGTAGCTTCAAAGTCCATGAATATTAAAAGAAATGATAGAGAAAATAAAAATCATCATTTAGTTCTTTTAGTAAAGAATGAAATTGGATATAAAAATCTTATGAAAATAGTATCAAAAGCAGCTATAGATGGATTTTATTATAAACCAAGAGTAGATCATGAATATTTAAGGGAACATAGTGAAGGACTTATAGCACTAAGTGCTTGTCTTGCAGGAGAAGTTTCCTATAATTTATTAAATGGAACTAAAGAAAAAGCAAGAGAGGTTGCTTTATTTTATAAAGATATATTTAAAGATGGCTTTTATTTAGAACTTCAATATCATGGAATAGATAAACAACTTAGAGTAAATGAGATGTTAATAGAATTATCAAGGGAGTTAGATATTCCACTAGTTGCAACAAATGACGTTCACTATATAAAAAAAGAAGATGCAAAATCTCATGATGTATTACTTTGCATTCAAACAGGAAAAACATTAGATGATACAGATAGAATGAGATATGAACCTCAAAACTTTTATTTAAAATCACCTGAGGAAATGTACGATACTTTTTCATATGTACCAGAGGCTTTAGAAAATACAGTTAAAATAGCTGAAGAGTGTAATTTTGATTATGTATTTCATGAGTCTAAACTTCCAAACTTCCCACTTCCAGAAAGTAAGGATCATTTTGAATATATGAAAGAGTTATGTTACAAGGGACTTAAAGTTAGATATCCGGAAATAACTCCAGAGTTAAAGGAAAGACTAGAATATGAACTTGGGGTTATAAAGCAAATGGGGTATGTAGATTATTTCTTAATTGTATGGGACTTTTTTAGATTTTCTCATGAAAAAGGAATAATGACAGGTCCAGGAAGGGGTTCAGCAGCAGGGTCCCTTGTTGCCTACACTTTAGGAATTACAAAGATAGACCCAATTAAATATAATTTAATATTTGAAAGATTTTTAAATCCAGAACGTGTATCTATGCCTGATATAGATTCGGATTTTTGTTACGAAAGACGTGGAGAAGTTATTGATTATGTAGTTGAAAAGTATGGAAAAGATAATGTATCTCAAATTGTTACATTTGGAACGATGGCTCCTAGAGCTTGTATAAGAGATGTTGGAAGAGCAATGAATTATTCTTATGCAGAAGTAGATAGAATAGCTAAAATGATTCCAACGGTGCTTGGTATAACAATAGATAAAGCATTAGAAATGAATCCAGAGTTAAAAGAAGCTTATGACATTGATAGTAGGGTAAAAGAACTTATAGATGTAGCAAGAGATCTTGAGGGACTACCAAGACATACATCAACACATGCAGCTGGTGTAGTTATAGCATCCCAACCACTTGTTAATTATGTGCCACTTTCTAAAAATGAAGAAGCAATAGTTACTCAATTTACAATGACAACACTTGAGGAACTTGGACTTTTAAAAATGGACTTTTTAGGACTTAGAACTTTAACAGTTATAAGAGATGCAATAGATCTTGTTAAGAAAAAGACTGGGACTGAAATAGACCTAGATAAAATAAATTTCGAAGATGAAAATGTATATGCAATGCTTGGAAAAGGAAAGACGGTTGGTGTTTTCCAATTAGAATCAGCTGGAATGACAAACTTCATGAAAGAGCTTAAACCAGAAAGCTTAGAAGACATAATAGCTGGAATAAGTCTTTACAGACCAGGTCCTATGGCGGAAATACCAAAGTATATAAAAAATAAAAACAACCCTAAAGATATAGAATATTTAACACCTAAGCTTGAACCAATATTAAATGTAACTTATGGAGTTATGGTGTATCAAGAGCAAGTTATGCAAATAGTTAGAGATCTTGCAGGATATTCTATGGGAAGAAGTGATTTGGTTCGTCGTGCCATGTCTAAAAAGAAACATAAAGTCATGGAAGAAGAAAGAAAAAACTTTATATACGGCATTGAAGATGAAAAAGGAAATGTAATAGTACCAGGATGCTTAAGAAATGGTATTAGTGAAGAAGTTGCAAATAAAATTTATGATCAAATGATGGACTTTGCAAGTTATGCATTTAATAAATCCCATGCTGCGGCATATGCAGTTGTAGCCTACTACACAGCTTATTTGGTTTATTATTATCCAACAGAATTTATGGCGGCGATTTTAAATAGTGTAAGAGGAAATAGTGATAAAGTTGCAGCTTATATAAGAGCAGCAAAACAAATGGAAATAGAAGTACTGCCTCCTAAGATAAATAAAAGTTTTGGTAAATTTACTGTTCAAAATGGTAAAATACGCTTTGGATTATCTGCTATAAAAAATGTAGGTGAAAATGTAGTTGATAATATAGCAAAGGTTAGAGAGGAAAAGGGAGAATTTAATTCATTTGTGGACTTTTGCAACAAAATTTCATCAGGAAGTATAAATAAGAGAATGGTTGAAAGCTTAGTTAAAGCAGGAGCCTTTGATTGTTTTGGAATTTACCGTTCACAAATTTTAGCTGTGTATGAAAAAATAATAGATTCTGTAGTAAATCAAAGAAAGAAAAATATAGATGGACAAATGAGTTTATTTGGAAGTTTTGATGATGAATTTAAAGATACGGAAATAAAATATCCTGCCATAGACGAGTTTGATAAAAAAAGTAAATTAGCAATGGAAAAAGAAATGACAGGTCTATATTTAACAGGTCATCCACTAGAAGATTATGAAGAAGTACTAAAAAATAGAACTAGTGCAAAAACTACTGACATTATAGTAGATGAATCATTAGAAGAAGAACTTATAGATGAAGTAACTCTTCATATTGAAGAACAAAACTCAAAAATAAAAGATGGCGATAAAGTAATAATAGGTGGACTTATCACTAATGTAACTAGAAAAATAACAAGAACAAATAGCATGATGGCTTTTATAACTTTAGAAGATTTATATAGTTCTATTGAAGTTATAATATTCCCAAAAACTTTAGAACAGTTCAATAAAATAATAATGGAAGATGAAATTGTACTAATAAAGGGAAGAGTTACAAAGAGAGAAGATGAACAACCTAAAATTATTTGTGATTATATAGAGAGAGTATTTAATTTCTCATCAAAAAAACTTTATATTCAAATTGAAAATAAAAAAATGCTTTCACAAACTAAGAGTGACATAAAAAAAATTGCTATTTTAAATAATGGGAATATACCAATATACATCTGTACAAAAGAAGAAAGAAAAAAATTTTTAATATCCAGAGAATTTTGGATTAATGAAAATGAAGATGTTTTAAAAATTATTAAACAAAAATATGGTGAAGAAAACGTAAAGCTTTTATAAATATTAATTATCTAAAAATATATAGTATATTTATCATAAATAAAAACAAACTAAGGATGTACAAAATATATATAATCTAAATATAAAAATTAATAAAATTGAAAGAATTAACGCTAAATTTCCTATTTTAATTAAATTTTAAATGCAAAATTATAAATATGGTGGTATACTATTCATAGCTAATAAAAAACTTAAAATTAACAATTTACATGCTTTATGGGATAAAAAATGTCCCAGTGTTTTTGGGAGGTAATAAGTGATGAAAACAATTGCCGTTTTAACAAGTGGTGGAGATGCACCTGGAATGAATGCTGCAATTAGAGCAGTTGTAAGAACAGGATTAGACAAGGGTCTAAAAGTAATGGGAATACAAAGAGGATACAGTGGTTTAATAAACGGAGAAATTTTTGAAATGCACCGCTACAGTGTTGCCGATATAATACATAGAGGCGGGACAATTTTAAGAACAGCTCGTTGTGAAGAATTTAAGACAGAAGCTGGAAGAAAAAAAGGTGTTAATATTTTAAAAGCTTTTGGTATTGATGGAGTTGTTGTAATAGGTGGAGATGGATCTTTCCAAGGAGCACAATTGCTATCAAAATTAGGAGTTAAAACAATAGGAATACCAGGTACTATAGATAATGACCTAGCATATACAGATTATACTATTGGTTTTGACACTGCCACTAACACAGTTTTAGATGCTATCAATAAATTAAGAGATACTTCATCTTCTCATGAAAGAGTTAGTATAGTTGAAGTTATGGGAAGAGGATGCGGTGACTTAGCACTATTCGCAGGAATAGGTGGAGGAGCTGAAAGCGTAATCGTTCCAGAAAAAGAATTCAATGAAGATGAATTATGTAAAACAATATTAGAAGGTAAGTTAAGAGGAAAACTTCACAACCTTATCATCTTAGCAGAAGGTGTAGGTGGAGGAGAAGCTCTAACTAAAAAAGTTCAAGAAACAACAGGAATACAAACTAGATTAACAACTTTAGGACATTTACAAAGAGGAGGAAGCCCTTCTGCATTTGATAGAATTCTAGCTTCTAGATTAGGAGTTAAAGCTGTTGAATTATTACTAGAAGGAAAATCTTCAAGAGTAGTTGGTTTACGTAATAATAAGGTAGTTGATGATGATATAGATGAAGCGTTATCAATGAAAAGCAAATTTGATGATGAACTATATGATATAGCAAAAATACTATCTTATTAAAATATAAATATAAAATAAAAATTAACTTAAAGGGGAGTAAGTGATTTATGCAAAGAACTAAGATGGTTTTTACAATTGGACCTGCAAGTGAGAACAAAGAATATTTAAGAGAACTTATTTTAGCTGGAATGAGTGCAGCTAGACTTAACTTTTCACATGGTGATTTTGAAGAACATGGTGCAAGAATTAAGACTATAAGAGAATTAAGAAAAGAATTAAACAAGCAAGTAGCTATAGTTCTAGATACTAAAGGACCTGAAATCAGAACTAAAGAATTTGATGGAAAAGTACAATTAGTTAAAGGAAGCAAATTCACTGTATATTGTACAGAAGACGTAATGGGAGATGCAACTAAATGTAGCATCACTTACACTGAACTATACAAAGACGTTAAACCAGGAAACACTATCTTAATAGATGATGGTTTAGTAGCTCTTACTGTAGAATCAATCGAAGATACTAAAATCCACTGTGTAGTTGCAAACGACGGTGTTGTATCTAGCAAAAAGGGAGTTAACGTTCCAAACGTAAGCATCAAACTTCCAGCTATCACTGAAAAAGACAAGGGAGATTTAATCTTCGGTTGTCAAGAAGAAGTTGATATGGTTGCTGCTTCATTCATAAGAAAAGCAGATGATGTTAAAGCTATAAGAAAAGTTTTAGAAGAAAATGGTGGAAGCCACATAAGAATATTCTCTAAAATAGAAAACCAAGAAGGTGTAGATAATGTTGATGAAATATTAGAAGCATCTGATGGTATCATGGTAGCTAGAGGAGACATGGGAGTTGAAATTCCTATAGAACAAGTTCCAATAGTTCAAAAAATGATAATCAACAAATGTAACAAAGCTGGAAAACCAGTTATAACAGCAACACAAATGTTAGATTCTATGATCAGAAACCCAAGACCAACAAGAGCAGAAGCATCAGACGTAGCAAACGCTATATTTGATGGAACAGATGCTACAATGCTAAGTGGAGAATCTGCAAACGGAGATTACCCAATCCAAGCAGCTCAAACTATGGCTAGAATAGCTCAAACTGCAGAAAAGTATGTTGATCACAAAGCTGCTCTAGAAAAGAGAAAAGCAGAAAAAGTAACTAATGTAGCAGACGCTATAAGCTTAAGCGCTTGTGAAGCAGCTATGGAATTAAACGCTGCTGCAATCATCGTTCCAACTAAATCTGGAGCAACTGCTAGAATGATCGCTAAATATAGACCAGCATGCCCAATCATCGCTGTAACACCAGAAGATAAGATAACAAGAAGATTATCTTTATCAAGCGGAGTATATCCAATAACTGCTACAGCATTCAACTCAACTGATGAAATGATCGAAAAATCAGTTGCATTTGCTAAAGAAGCAGGACACGTTAAAGATGGAGATACTGTTGTTGTAGCTGCTGGACTTCCAATACATGAATCAGGCACTACTAACATGATCAAAGTACACGTTGTAGGAAAATAGTAATAAAAAAATTTAATTAGAAGCTTTAAATATTGAAATTATTTTGGTATAATCATAATATTATTGGTTAGAATAATTCAATATGAAAGCAACTGATTCCATTTTGGCACCCTTATTATAAGGGTGCTTATTTTTGTTTATATTAAATTATTATAAAATACATTACTTTAATGCAAAAAACAGTTTATAATATACAAGAGGATAAAACGAAAAAGAAAGGTAGAAGATTTAATGAATAAAGTTATACCTGTTGAAAAAAATAAAGAATATATTGTAGAAATTTCATCTCTAGGTTTTGAAGGAGAAGGAATTGCAAAAATAGATAATTATACAATATTTATTAAAGATGCATTAGTTGGGGAAAAGGTTAAGATAAAAATAGTTAAGGTAAAAAAGAATTTTGCCTACGGAAAACTAATTGATATATTAGAGGAATCAAGAGATAGAGAAAAACCAGTATGTGATATTTATAAAAGATGTGGTGGATGTAGCATTCAACATTTCAATTATAAATCTCAATTAGAATTTAAGAAAAACAGAGTTAAAGATTGTTTAGAGAGAATAGGAAAATTAGAAGTTTCTATTAATAATGAAGAAACTGGTAACGGTTGTGATGAAAATAAAGGAATTATACTTCATGATACACTAGGAATGAAAAATCCTTATAGATATAGAAATAAGGTTCAACTTCCTGTTGGAGAAGAAAATGGAGAAATTAAAGTAGGATTTTATGCTCCAAGAAGCCATGACATAATTGATATGGACATTTGTCATATACAAGATGAAGTTGGAGATACTATAGTAAGTTTAATAAAACAGTGGATGAAAACTTACAATATAAAACCTTACAATGAAGAAAAAAACACTGGTATTGTAAGACATATAATGGTTAGACGTGGCTTTAATACAAATGAAGTTATGATTGTTTTAGTTACTAGAACAAATGAATTACCACACAA
This Clostridium novyi NT DNA region includes the following protein-coding sequences:
- the pdxS gene encoding pyridoxal 5'-phosphate synthase lyase subunit PdxS, translated to MNTKCEVNERLIGGVIMDVVNKEQAKIAEEAGAVAVMALERVPSDIRKEGGVSRMSDPKMIKEIIDAVSIPVMAKVRIGHVVEAQILQAIGIDYIDESEVLTPADDLFHINKKEFNVPFVCGARNLGEALRRIGEGACMIRTKGEAGTGNVIEAVRHMRTIQSQIRKLKVMPKEELMIAAKELGAPYDLVEYVRENGKLPVINFAAGGIATPADAALMMQLGCDGVFVGSGIFKSENPTKRAKAIVEAVKNYNNPLKIAEVSEGLGEAMTGLEIDKLDVTFAER
- a CDS encoding collagenase, encoding MKRKMLKLMCNLIAVGLVSSSLSVNVLAVDNIQNNIVVSRENTINKKYSIGELEKLSNEKLIDTLSKIKWNDITDFMQYNDGARKFYSDYSRVQAIINAIKERGSQYTEENDKGIPTLIEVLRAGFYLGFYNKQLSDFDSIKYKERCIPAINSVINNSNFKLGTPCQNEIIKSVGLLISNTTCDEKIVNKLTPILVQYNSNVDENVKDYTKGQAIYNIIEGVSYSIESYLDKSNVKVDNTVWFKNIDGFINEVSKLSLINNITDDNEWLIDNGIYYSGRLAKAHSDMRVPQKTLEKALEVYPYLSDHYLKAVETIAYKFNGTKLDGSKIDLSNIKEEAKKKYTPKTYKFDNGSVVIKAGDKVSEEKIKRLYWASKEVKAQFHRVIGSDNPLEKGHPDDILNIVIYNNPKEYKVNTILYGYSTDNGGIYIENKGTFFTYERTEKDSIFSLEELFRHEFTHYLQGRYLVPGMWGVSDFYKGNNCRLTWFEEGSAEFFAGATRKDNILPRKSEVKGISWSPERRFSVTKLLHSQYGSFDFYNYGFAFNDYIYNNKKDILNNLVNYIKQNDVKGYESYIEKLSARENLNKKYQNHMQKLFENYDNLTTPLVSDDYLKEHPNKTSKEVYSDIEKTCNLKDIKISEEKGEFFNTFTLRGTYEKSTSNDEMQDWNDMNNLCNKFLNDLEKLNWSGYKTLTCYFVNPRVNKLGNLEYDIVFHGILKDEVHVTDNKKDPDTKSSKDVKEDGKTINERKSEVKNGSSFEDAIGPIKSNNILGTLKENYKQIYYFNIDKPTDIDINLENKSNEKIAWKVYSEENIDDCIGYPNINGKFLNGKIHVSKKGKYYLVVYKYSKETVDYNFKIDGLNDEEMVAESEPNNCFEQANKLKLGDTILGEVSKNDYMDIYTFDIKDKREVSINLSKLGSGEINWLVFSANDLTNYKFYALKNGNNMSNKFITEPGKYYISVYKISENGGKYSLSIK
- a CDS encoding DNA polymerase III subunit alpha, with protein sequence MKGQKFVHLHTHTEYSLLDGSGKIGGLIERAKELGMDSLAITDHGTMFGCVDFYKKAKEAGIKPIIGSEIYVASKSMNIKRNDRENKNHHLVLLVKNEIGYKNLMKIVSKAAIDGFYYKPRVDHEYLREHSEGLIALSACLAGEVSYNLLNGTKEKAREVALFYKDIFKDGFYLELQYHGIDKQLRVNEMLIELSRELDIPLVATNDVHYIKKEDAKSHDVLLCIQTGKTLDDTDRMRYEPQNFYLKSPEEMYDTFSYVPEALENTVKIAEECNFDYVFHESKLPNFPLPESKDHFEYMKELCYKGLKVRYPEITPELKERLEYELGVIKQMGYVDYFLIVWDFFRFSHEKGIMTGPGRGSAAGSLVAYTLGITKIDPIKYNLIFERFLNPERVSMPDIDSDFCYERRGEVIDYVVEKYGKDNVSQIVTFGTMAPRACIRDVGRAMNYSYAEVDRIAKMIPTVLGITIDKALEMNPELKEAYDIDSRVKELIDVARDLEGLPRHTSTHAAGVVIASQPLVNYVPLSKNEEAIVTQFTMTTLEELGLLKMDFLGLRTLTVIRDAIDLVKKKTGTEIDLDKINFEDENVYAMLGKGKTVGVFQLESAGMTNFMKELKPESLEDIIAGISLYRPGPMAEIPKYIKNKNNPKDIEYLTPKLEPILNVTYGVMVYQEQVMQIVRDLAGYSMGRSDLVRRAMSKKKHKVMEEERKNFIYGIEDEKGNVIVPGCLRNGISEEVANKIYDQMMDFASYAFNKSHAAAYAVVAYYTAYLVYYYPTEFMAAILNSVRGNSDKVAAYIRAAKQMEIEVLPPKINKSFGKFTVQNGKIRFGLSAIKNVGENVVDNIAKVREEKGEFNSFVDFCNKISSGSINKRMVESLVKAGAFDCFGIYRSQILAVYEKIIDSVVNQRKKNIDGQMSLFGSFDDEFKDTEIKYPAIDEFDKKSKLAMEKEMTGLYLTGHPLEDYEEVLKNRTSAKTTDIIVDESLEEELIDEVTLHIEEQNSKIKDGDKVIIGGLITNVTRKITRTNSMMAFITLEDLYSSIEVIIFPKTLEQFNKIIMEDEIVLIKGRVTKREDEQPKIICDYIERVFNFSSKKLYIQIENKKMLSQTKSDIKKIAILNNGNIPIYICTKEERKKFLISREFWINENEDVLKIIKQKYGEENVKLL
- the pfkA gene encoding 6-phosphofructokinase — encoded protein: MKTIAVLTSGGDAPGMNAAIRAVVRTGLDKGLKVMGIQRGYSGLINGEIFEMHRYSVADIIHRGGTILRTARCEEFKTEAGRKKGVNILKAFGIDGVVVIGGDGSFQGAQLLSKLGVKTIGIPGTIDNDLAYTDYTIGFDTATNTVLDAINKLRDTSSSHERVSIVEVMGRGCGDLALFAGIGGGAESVIVPEKEFNEDELCKTILEGKLRGKLHNLIILAEGVGGGEALTKKVQETTGIQTRLTTLGHLQRGGSPSAFDRILASRLGVKAVELLLEGKSSRVVGLRNNKVVDDDIDEALSMKSKFDDELYDIAKILSY
- the pyk gene encoding pyruvate kinase, whose product is MQRTKMVFTIGPASENKEYLRELILAGMSAARLNFSHGDFEEHGARIKTIRELRKELNKQVAIVLDTKGPEIRTKEFDGKVQLVKGSKFTVYCTEDVMGDATKCSITYTELYKDVKPGNTILIDDGLVALTVESIEDTKIHCVVANDGVVSSKKGVNVPNVSIKLPAITEKDKGDLIFGCQEEVDMVAASFIRKADDVKAIRKVLEENGGSHIRIFSKIENQEGVDNVDEILEASDGIMVARGDMGVEIPIEQVPIVQKMIINKCNKAGKPVITATQMLDSMIRNPRPTRAEASDVANAIFDGTDATMLSGESANGDYPIQAAQTMARIAQTAEKYVDHKAALEKRKAEKVTNVADAISLSACEAAMELNAAAIIVPTKSGATARMIAKYRPACPIIAVTPEDKITRRLSLSSGVYPITATAFNSTDEMIEKSVAFAKEAGHVKDGDTVVVAAGLPIHESGTTNMIKVHVVGK
- the rlmD gene encoding 23S rRNA (uracil(1939)-C(5))-methyltransferase RlmD, whose amino-acid sequence is MNKVIPVEKNKEYIVEISSLGFEGEGIAKIDNYTIFIKDALVGEKVKIKIVKVKKNFAYGKLIDILEESRDREKPVCDIYKRCGGCSIQHFNYKSQLEFKKNRVKDCLERIGKLEVSINNEETGNGCDENKGIILHDTLGMKNPYRYRNKVQLPVGEENGEIKVGFYAPRSHDIIDMDICHIQDEVGDTIVSLIKQWMKTYNIKPYNEEKNTGIVRHIMVRRGFNTNEVMIVLVTRTNELPHKEELVELILKKIDGITSIVQNINSKKTNVILGLENITLYGKDYISDYIGEFKFNISPLSFFQVNPIQTEVLYNKALEYAALTGNEVVFDAYCGTGTISLFLSKNAKKVYGVEIVDAAIENAKINAKENNVDNAEFIVGKSEEVIPNLINQGIKADVVVVDPPRKGCDKALLDAIGNMKPDRIVYVSCDPGTLARDLAILGELGYATKEVQPVDMFPQTGHVECVVKLERK